In Cryptococcus neoformans var. neoformans B-3501A chromosome 3, whole genome shotgun sequence, the DNA window aaaaagattaCCAAAAATATTTACGTAATAGAATTGTTTGTCCCGATCCATCCTCGAGAACCGGAGAATGTTCCGGATCTCAGGCAGGAAGAGGTCTGCATTGTCCCGATCCGTGTACGTTGTCACTTACATCTTGTtcattcgtcttctttctaCCCCGCAAGCTCCAGTTTCTTCTTTTAAACTCGCATAACGAACATTTCGCTATGTATAGCACGGCGTACAATATTAGGATCGTCACAACGAGAGCAAGACACTTGATTTCAGTTGTACTGGTTCAAAAGTCAGCATATTTGCCTCTTGATAACTATTCTCATGCTTAGAAGAAGCTGTTCATCACATAGTCCACCCTTTTTCCCGCGAGCATGAGCATGTAATATATATATGGTTGTCTTGCGTGCGCTGAATTGCGAATATTCTGCAAATGTATCTGAGCAAGCTCAAGCAACTTTCGTTTGGCAAAACATAATAATTTGAAGAATTCATGTTCGCAGGTCGCGTCAAAAACGCGTCAATCTCAACAACGAACAGTGGTGAATCCCTGGTGAATCCTCAAGAGCAGTATTTCTCTCCCATAAATTCTCAAATTCATCCATAGCATTCTGATACGGTCTGTTCTCAAATATGATAACACCggaggagcagaagcaggTAACGCGTAAGCTTACGCATTGGATAGAAAGCGAAAGCAAGATTGTGAGTTTTAGTTCCAGTTCTCTTTCCGTCATCGCCATCTACTCACGTCCGACGGCGTGCTGTAGGTGACTTATCGGACGGTGTCGAGAGAGATAGGATGTCATGTCAACGTAGCTAAAAAGTATGTCCACTTTTAGGGACTCGAAGGAAGATAACTGACTGCTCCATAGCATCCTGCTGAGACACTTTGAAGCCAACCCCTCACTTGCGGCTACATACCTCCTGACTGgacctcttctctccaactCTGTTTTGACACAAACCACCATCCAAAGCGGCACGACTTCGAAAGACGGGAAAAGTTTGCGCGACCtgggagatgggatggtGAAGATTGTGGATATGGACCAGAACTCTGATGCGGGGGATTCAGATGTTGAGGGATTAGAGTCTCAGTCTCAGGGACAATCAAAAGCTCAGCGGATAGGATTGATGGGTAccgacgatgaagatgagaggatggatggggTGGGTAACGATAGAGGTGCACAAGTAGGGGACGGAGGAATCGGTGGTGGCAAGAGGTTGGGCGAACTTGGGTTtaagagagagagagtcAAGAGGTGGGGAGTCGTACTGGCAACTGCCGAGGCGCTTGAAGGTAAGTTATCCACTGTCATTCTGATTATGTATGAGGATTGCCAACTGATAAATCTATGTAGAGAAAAAGACACTTTTTGATGAAAGCGAGCTGAATATCCATATTTATGCTCTTTCACCCGCTCCAGTCAAAGTATGTCGGATGTGAAGGGCATGCTTGTGCAACTTATGCTTACCAAAATCTACCAGGATCCGGCGCAATTCCTTATTGCCAGTCTTGAACTGCATGATAATGCGAATATGTACAACTCATCCATCTACGGTTCAATTACTGGGCACGCATTCAAACCGTCTGCCAAACCAAACCCCTTGGCCCCCGCCAAACCTCCTATCAAAGAAGCCGCAGCCCCTTCTATTTTCGCTCGAGGTCcgaaagaaaagatggtcAAAGAACAAACCAAGAAAGAAGTTAAGAAGCAAGGCTCGACCAAGGACGTTAAAGATGAGCCGTTACAGGTAAGAGTCTGGTCCTATGTACAGTTTATGGTGAAAATGCGAAGTGCTTATAACTGAGCAAATAGTCTCGCTCGTCCACGTCTGCCACTACTGCTCCTGCAAAAAACAAGGCCCAACCACTCAATAAATCCAATAGCAAGAAACGTGTCATCAATTCTGatactgaagaagacgagcCCGGGCCTGCTAAAGCCAAGGCATCAACACCAACGTCAAAGGGTGGAAGCAGCAAGACAGCGCTCGAACCGACCTCTTCAATGGTGGCCAGGGAGGACAAAGCAGCGCTCGAAGCTATGGCTGGTATGGACGTCGACTTTTCAGATAATGAGGAACCTTTGGCTGCGAGaccaaaggcaaaggaggaggcgagGCCGTTGAGAAAGAGTGCTACTGGAAGGAAAGTCCGAAGAGTTAAAAAGACGAAACGAGAAAAGGATGACAAGGGATACTTTGGTAAGTGACATTTTTTCTTTAAGTACGAATAAAGGTGAGCAAAGTGCTCATGACGAAACAGTATCAAAAGATTACTGGACCGACGAGTCATACTCCGGTGAATCCGAACCGGAACAAGTTGAGACTCAGCCGAGAGCCCAACCGGCGAGCAAAAGGGGAGGTAGTAAGCCGCCTATGAAGGCTCGAGAATCAGCGTCGAGCGtggggagtgggagtggagCGGGTGCAGGTGGTAATATGAAGAAGTCGGCGGGTAAACCGACTGGGGGGCAGAGTACGCTTATGGGTTTCTTCAAGAAAAAATAAGGAGAGAGACAAGGGAAGACGTTATTGAGACTGGGGGTATACCCTTTGGAAAAAAGGATCGGTACATGTATGAGAAGGCGTATATCCTTTATGTTCATGGTTGGTGTTACTGCAGACGTTGAGCTGAAAACTAATACATCCTTCCAACTCGAGTCGAGGTCGGCgattcattcttctctctcgaCTCAGAGCCGTGATTTTCAGCACGAAGATACTCTCAAGCATTCCAGCTTGTTCATCTATTGCTCTACATCACGCCACATGATCACTACCAATACAGTACCATCGCTCAATTTTGAACGTGCTAAAAATAAACCGACTGATATTTTAAGCTTTCAAAAAAGGCAAGCCACCACAAATGAATATACCCAAGTTTTATCGCCCTGCGGCTTCGGCAGCGTCGTCAATCCCCAGCGACTTCTTTCGTTCTGTCCATTCTGCTGGGCAAATTCCATGGGATCATTGCAACCCTCATCTGTCCAACAATTCCTTCACATCGCCTTCTACTCTCAGCGACACTTACGCGACATCTTACAGTGCCCAACACCCTTCCGCCCCACCTCTCAATTCAACTCCTCCAACCCAATGGACATCGGCATCAGCAAGTATTCGATCGGGACCAGATATCATACGCCCTGGTGATCCAGCTAATGGCCCACCATTCTCTCGACCGGTTAGACCGTCCTGGGCTTCGAAGGACGGTTGGCATCCCAAGGGAAAACCGATGAGTAGACCGGATGAGTTGGATAGGCAAACTATCTTGAATAGCCTTTTCAACACGAACATACCGCCTCCAGTTGAAAAGCCCGAGGTTTTGACACCGGCATCGATAGCTACCCAAGGGCAGCCATATGGAACTGCATCATCCACTTTCACTCATATACCGACCACCATGTCAGCACATCCGACATCGAAGGGGTATGCACCCAGCGGGGTATCAGGGCCTAAATCGACAAATTTAGCCTCCCGATTACTCCAGCTACGGGGACAGCAAGCCTCTCAGCCATCCATGTATAATGGTTTCACTTCAAGTTCTTTATTAACAACGGGCACCACGCTGCCTCCGGAGCTTGCCCGAACGATTGGTATAAAGGGAATAGGAAGAGTAGTGCAAGTGCCTTCtttgggagatggaaaagggAGATCAACAGGTTCGATATGGATGGAGCCAGCACCGACTTTGGGGCCTCCGCCATTACTCTGGGAGCCTCAAGAGACCGTAAAGGATATGTGGACCCAGTGGTTGGAGTCCCATCGAGACCTTGCCGACCGCCAGACAAAGGACGCCGAAACTGCTGCGCAACAGGAGATGAGTAAGTGGAAGCGAAGTACGAGGAATAGAGATGATGCGTGGTTAGATGTGGCAGAGACGTTTGGCGGAACAGCTGAAGTAATTGCGAGTACGCGAGACCCTGTGCTGTTGCGAAATCTCAGTGAAATGAAGGACAGTCTTATGGGATTAAAGAGGACGGTGGAAAACGAGAGGGCGACGACGATCGGGATGGTGAGGAGTATGGAACATCAATTTGAAAGTgtgaggaaagggagggAGTTTGGAGATCTTTTGGGAGATACTCTTAGCAAAGGTGTCGACTTTGGTAATGCGAAGAATGTATGGGAAAATGCAACTAAGCTGAGTAGAGTGTCACAAAGTGGTAAGTCTGTATTGTTGCTTCTGGAGCTTGTCCAAGCTGATAGTCAGTAGGTGAGAGAGAAGCATCGCCATGGGATAGATTCATGTCAAGTTACGAAATAGATGGATCGCAGAGCCAACCCTCGCATTTCCCCCCTTCTAATGGAGATTCCCTCTACTTACAGGACTTGTCACCACCGTTCCACTCGGGACTTGGTTCGCATTTGCCCACCGGAAACAGTTCGCAGCATACATCATCTCATTTTGGCAGCTTCCGTGACAACTTCCAACAATTTCCGTCTTTGGGAGGATTCGCTCAACGGCACCAACCTTATTTTGGTGATTCATCTGGCAGTTTCGGTCAAACATTTCAGCAGCCATCTTCATTAGATAGATTCCCTCAAAagcaatcttctttcccatcgTACGGTCACCCACAACGATATTCATCGATACCGCAATTCAGCCAACAGTAGCATCAACGTTATTATATATCGAAGTTGTTTTAGTTGTGTCTACACAATAAACTCGTCGGAAAATATTTAAATTCTCCAGTTACTGATCATGCTTGGCCGGTAGTATAATACATGACTAGGCATTAATTCAACTGATCATGCATCGGGTTTGCTGAAACAATGGCAATGGCATGATCATGCACAAATTGGTTCACATTGATGCTTATCTTGTATGGTCATAAGATTAGGCCACGGCGAACACAACGTCCTTCAGAGGCATACCCCTTTTGACGGGAATCCCAATTCGCATTTATCCAGCTGCTGGGCATAgcttgtttgcttctctgCGGCTGGGCTTTGGCCTGAGCTCTTGTGATTGAAGCCATGGTACGAAGATGGTCAGCCTTGTTAACATTTCTTTATTATTTCACTTACATGGATACTACCGAAAATGTTTCTATAAGAGAAAACAGATGCTTGACTACTGTATGTAGAAGATAAAGAGCTGCTGAGTAAATGAAAGATCGGTTAAGTAAATTCGAAGTAGTACAAAGTCTGACATTCGGAGACTGTATGCAAGACGAAGAACTAAGGATCAATGGAAGGACCGTTGGAGGACTTATGAAACTGGGAAGGAAataagaaaaaggaagtgGACGAATGCGAAGCTCACACAACAATGACCATCCTTTCAAGCGCTCCTTGTCATTGAAGTTGATGGCTGCATAAAAGAAACAAGTAGTTTGCGAATACGCAGGTAGGTCTCAAATTGTTTTTGTCACCTTACTGTCATTCAGGTTCGAAATATACACACCTGCCTTCAATATATCAGCTTTCATCCCCACAACGACTTCACAAGACCACAGAAAACCATTACCATATGTCGTTCCTCTTTACTAGACGCAGCTCGGTCCCGCTCTCCTCTGCTGGaatcccttttcctcccgGCCCCCGAGCAACAGGATCTtcattttcctccttctcacgCCCCCAGCATATATCTCTCAACTCACCAGTATGGAATAACCCCTCGAACTCTTCCGGTAACCCAACCAATTTCTCAATCCCTCAGCAACAGCCTTTTAATGGGTACGGTGCTGGTCAAAGCTTCTATAGTAGCCAACCATCAGCCGCACCAACCTATTTTGGAACGAGAATAGGTGCCCCGCCGAATTTTAGGGTTGTACAAGTCCCTGCGCCTTGGGTTCCTGGTACCAAACCTAGTAATTTGATGAACAATCAGTCAGATACGACGAACGATCACAATCAGAAGACAAGTCCAAAAGAAAGCACTTTCTGGGACAGTCCTACGCAGCAAAGGTCGTGTACGCCTGGTAACTCAAGGTCAGTGAAGGACATGTATAAAGATTGGCTAAGCGGCCAGGCGGAAGACGCGAGATCCATTGTCAATGAGTGTATTAGCAAGGTGAAGCAGAGCCGCTATGAAGTCGGCGGCAGTACTCGACGCACAGACGCAGTGATGGGTGAAGCAAAAAGAATTTCGGCATTCATAAGCACTCACGTGGCGCAATTGTCTGATGCATCTCTGGAAACTGATGTAGCTACTCTTTCCAGCCTGGTGGATGAGATATCACGAGACttggaggcggagagggtCTCAAGGAGAACATTGAACGACAACCTGACTAAGACGACCAACGCAGTCAATCGAGCACATAGACTGGCAGAGGAGAGGACAAAGGCTGATAGTGATCCCGACTTGGCGCGGTCGAGGAATTTGTGGCAAACTTACAAAGAGTTCGTGCCAAGAAGTGAGAAATGTGAGTGCAAACATCACTACGATTAATCAAAACGCCGTAATGATTTCCTGATATTGGGCCTGTAAATCAGCGCAGGCATTACGATCTGATTGGGAAGTCTTTATGGACAGTCGAAAAGACGAGACGACGGAAAGTATTCTTAGTCATGCGGACCAGAAGGCTTTCTTTCCGCATCACGCATCAATGAATAGCACTTTTACCGGCTCAGGGACCTTGCCATACACTTATTGTTCAGGGCAGTCCGAACCATTCTCTCAAAGGTTCGCCTCGAGTTCCGTTCGTGGTCCCCCTCCATCTTATAGGCAGCCCCGAACCTTCCAAAGTAGTATGTTTGGGCGGTAACGGTAGGAGAGCATTACATGCATGTGTGTGATGAGTACAGCTGATATGACCAAGTTATGAGTCATTAAGTAGTCTTAAAAGTTTTTGAGTGGCGGTCTCACGAATACGTACATTTATCTAGTAGGCGCTCAATCCAATAATCCCTCCCAAAAGCCGATCGTCCCATTATGTCCTGGTTCGACATCTCGCAGGCTCAAGAGGCGGGTGACGAGTGAGAAGATCTCAAGATTCTTGAAGCCTacagaagaaaaagcagGAATTAACGTCTCGTATTTGATCATTTTATCTAACCCTATTGCTTTGCAAGCCTACAAGCAagcaaaagagaaagaagtgAGATATGGAAAACCTACTGTGCAAAACAGGAGGATCATGAGAAATGAACCCTTTGCCCATATCTTTCAACGTTCGCGCAAATGGGCCGTGAGCGAAGAATATAGCTTGCATGTCGGCGTATTTGTTATCTACGCCAGGAGTTGAATGGTCAGTTTTTACCCCCTTTCATGCGTAAATGACTGTAATTCGAGTGCATCAGTCTTGGACTTACCGTAACCATGGTTTCCTCGCGGCTGATAATCTCCTTGGAAGAGAACCTCGTGCTCGTGCTGTAAAGAGATCAGAATAAAGCTCCTTATAAGCGGAAAATTGTAGCACAAGCTTACACGATCAGTCACCGCCCAACCTATATCCGGTACCACATAAATGGGCGCAATTCTCCTCCCACCAGTGAAGTGCCAACGTTGGGGCATGGTATCGGGGGTGTAGACTGCAAATGTACCGTTGGAAGCTTCGGCGGCTGAGAGGAGACGGGAGAGGTAGAGAGAATGATTGGAAGTGGGAGAGAAACGGAGGCCTACGGATGGCCAACCTGTAGGGGTGGTTCAGCCGAACGTCCAAGAATCCCCGGAAGGAAGACCTACCGTCTTTATGCTCGATAGCTTCTATTCCGTCTTCTCCCAGGATATCGTCTAGGTATATAATTCTCTCGTTACTCGTTCCCGTCATGCCTTCCCATATGTCAGCCCTTTGCCTCGGCTAAGCTCATACATCACTCACCGTGATCCGAAACGATCAACAGATCTACCACCCCGGTTAGGTTTCTCTCTTCTAACCCTCGCAGCAGACCACcaaccatctcatccatcatTCTGAgtttctcctccacttgGGGTGCATCAGGGCCGTGGCGATGGGCAGATTGGTCGATCTCGGGAAAATAGGAAGCTATGAATTCTGGGCGAgtgggaaggggatggtCGAGGTAAGCGAAAATTTGCGAGAGTTTTGACGAAGGTGGAAGGTTCTATATTGAAGTGAGTGAATGATGGAATGTGAATGTGGAGCAACCGGCTTACGCGATATGGTACAAAGTAACTTGGAGAGGCACCGGCTCTAGTCACAGGAGGCCCTGGCCTTGTTCTTATTCAGCAAAGTACTGTTTTGAGATAAACTCACCACATGATGACAGCTGCttttcttccgacttttTCTACTACCTCCCAAATAGGTTcaccccaccaccacctacTATCCCAACTTTTACTCTCCTCTGTATAGACAAACTGCGCCCCTttgttctccttttcatcaaAGAGTGGATCCCAGAAATCGTTCGCCACGATCCCATGCGATGAGGGGTAAAGTCCCGTCATGAGTGACCAGTGGTTCGGGAAGGTTAAGGTGGGGAAAACGGGCTGCATGCTTTCGGCTCGGAGACCCcatttggaggaggagagaaaaagaaggttgGGTAAGAGGTGAGCATGTGTGGAGAGGTACGATGAACGAAAGCCAtcgagggagaggaggagaattGTGGGGTGGAATGGATGAGTGCCGTTGGTTAAGGTCGGGTGTCGGTAATGGGCGTGGGGTCTGGCAGAGTTGTAAGTACTTGCGACCAGGTTGACAAGGATAAGTAAAGGTGGTACAGCAAGTAGATAAAGTAAAGGTTTGGGTAGCTGGTCGTTTTTTAGCTAGAGTCGAAACCCATTATAGTGCACTCACCGAGAAGCCAGAGATGGTAacccatcctcttccacgCCTTAGCCGGTGATCATATTCCATCGGCGCAGATGTTTCGCCCAGCAACATCGCATTCTCCGACATGTTTTCTAAAGCCTCACCTTCTATATAATCTATGTGAAGAACGTTGTTAAAATCATGATTACCTTCTGGATCTGAGTTTGAATGTTCCCAGACGTCATCAGGTTCGATGGGTGCTCGAGACTCTCGGATGGACGGCATCTTGAATCGCTGTGATAATTTCGATCGTGTATTCCGCGTATTCTCAGATCAATATACTGGCTACCTTGAAAAGTTGTTATGGGTCTGCAGGCCAGATGCTACAGCATAGTGATGAGGCGTGGAATGTAGCTTGTCGTCCAAAAAGACAGCAAagcatctcatcttccgtcGACGGAAGGCGGTTTGTTGACAATAAAGGCGCAATTAGCGGAATCAGAATTTCATTACCCTCCACCTTGGAAGTGGATTAGAAAGTGGAGGCGCCCGTAATCTGCCGAGTTCCGATGCATTGTTGTCAGCTAgacatccttccttctaTCTTATCGTTATCTAATATAGCGATGCCTATTTCCTTTTCCCGCCTTGCGATTGCACTGGGAATAGCGTctatcatcctcctcccattcGCCTATGCCTCCTCAGGCGACCGGAATCCCACTTTCCAGCACTGCCTGAGGGGTTGCGCTGCCACCTATTGCGATCCCTCTCAGCCTCCTATCGCCTTTTACCTCAGGCTCTTTGGATGGACGTGTGCTGAAAATTGCGCGTACCATTGTTCACATAGCTTTACCGATAAAATTGGCCCTGGCAGTCGGTATCACCAATGTACGTTCCCTCTCCACCTCGTCGGCTGTCGTTAAACAAAGTAGTCTACGGGAAATGGGCGTTCTACCGTTTGGGCCCTTTCCAAGAACCTTTCTCGATTATCATGTCGCTTGGGAATCTGTTGGTTAACCTTCAGGGGGTTTCCGCCGTGAGACGACGAATTAGATCGGAGAACAAGCTTCGAAAATGGCTCGTCTCGTTGGGTTTTGTGCAGGTCAACACTTGGATTTGGAGCGCAGTGTTCCATGCAAGGGGTAAGTATTCATGAACAAGATCCAAGCTCATAGTTATAGATAAACCTTGGACGGAGCGCCTCGACTACTTCTCTGCAACCCTCACCATCGCCTTCACCCTGCTCTACTCTATTATCCGTATTCTCCACTTCCAGACACCCCTCTATACATcccgcttccttctccctgcTTGCGTAGCCGTCGCTTTACTGGTCCTCAGCCATTTCAAGTatatcctctcttttcctctggGCCAATTCCCGTACGGCTACCACACAATGTTCAACCTCTGCCTCGGACTTATCCATAACTTGCTTTGGGTTCTCTGGTCATTCTCTTTCCGTTTCCCTTACCCTACCCTCCGTTTCGGCCgctttctttccctctccttcccttaCCCATATCCGCCGCACAACCCATATAAAAATCCGTCCCCCAAAGAATCTTCCACGCCTGCCGTTCTTGTTGGGCTAACGACCCTCGCCATGTCGCTCGAACTATGGGATTTCGCCCCTCTCTTCCGGGTGATTGACGCACATTCCTTGTGGCATACAGCGACGATCCCGCTGACGATGGGGTGGTGGCATTTTTTGATGGCCGATGCACTGGAACTGGAGGGTAGCTTGATGGGTCAGGGAGGGATGGGTGTTGGGTTGCTTGAGGAGCCTATTGGACgcagaagaggcggaggaCCGTTGGAGAGAGATGCGGACATGCCAATGACACCGACGTTTCAAGAGCTCGATTCGGGTCGCGTGAAGTTGACGAGTTCTAGTCCGAGCCCGGGGACGAGGATGCGTATCAGTCCCAAGTCTTCAGAGTTCAagtgaaagggaagaaaaaggtatCCGTATCCGGCAAAAAGGAGAGATTGGAAGGAGATTTTATGAAGGAAGGGTGTCGTGGTGTGAGGAATTTCCCACAATTTCGGACCTTCGTTCTCATGTACCGGCGCATGGCATTATCACTCGCTGGACTAATCAGAAATCCACTAAGTTGTGTCTGTTGAAATTGAAATCGAGCATTGAATGCTGTGTTAACAAGATGGGTTAGGAAGGTGGGCGCTTTGTCGCCACAAgtccctccctcctcctctcggtCCCGATCCTTTGACGTTCACGAGTGAAATGGCTAGATGAGATATATGAACTCAATAAGAACTATGCAGATTGTAATAAAATAGATGTTGCATCTCCGGGGAAATCCAAATTTAAATCCAAATGCACAAAATCGGACAAGCAAGTCTCGCATTAAATTAAAAACTAGCTTTTTGTGATTGAATGATTAAAGCCGAACATTACTAGAGATTTTTAAAAAAATGTAGTTTTTTCCGGGTGGGGGGGTATACTTGTACGACATTTTTCCCTGTAGAAAGAAAATGCAAAAAGACATCCTCATGACACATATTCACACATTTCCcgccttccctttctctgCCCTCTCCGCGAAAAAGTGCCCTCATCTCTTTTCCGTAGCTCGCCATGCTCGCCTCGCCTCGCCCTTTCCATATGGTCtccgctcttcttctcctgctctCATCGTCTCAACCCTAACGCCTAGCTCCTGTCCCTACTCTTGAACTTCTGTGATGACTACCGTTCCCCGTTTGTTCTGAAGCACAACCTACTGCTCGGCACGATCAGCACTGTCGTTGATTCGACGTTTACCCGATTGTTTGACCTACCTTGGACTTGGAAGAACCTCGGATCTCGGTGGCCttgcctttgcccttgGCGACACCCTTCTTATAAGTAGCCTTGTAGAAACTATCAGATATCAGAGTCAGCCAATGACAGGTGGGAAGCAAGACGAAACACGTACGCGATGAACAGGACGAGGTAAGAACCCAAAAGACCGCAGCCGAAAAGAGCGGCACCCTCGCTACCAGCACAGTCACCGACCGCAGGAACTCCGTACTTGAAAGCAAAGTGGCTGTAAGCTATAGAACCAAAACAATGGTCAGCACGTATCCTAAAGCACAACCaggtggagggaggagagagatgcccgggaggaaggggtgaAATGTCTAAGTAATAATCTAAAACGAGATGGGGCTAGGGGACAGGGGACGGAGGATGAATGTAAAgaggataaaaaaaaagaagtaCTCGAAGGAGAAATAGGGAATAAAAGGTTGGGGTACTGGTTGTGCGAGTAACGATAAGAGAATAGTAACGTGCTTGCGAAGAAAACGATGAAAAGGTCGATGATGAACTGAGTAATTTGAAGGGTGGTTAGGtacttcttccactgtGGTCAAGGTTTAGCTGTGATTGAAAAGGTTTCAGAAATTTCGGGACGTACCCAGATCTTGGCACCGCCGGCGGTGGcgtagtagtagtagtacATGATAACGTGAACAGTGAGGTTAAGGGTAATGACGACCCATTGAACCGAGGTCTCGCCGTTGAGCTGGGTGTAGCAGAGGACGGCAGTAGCGGCGTGGTGGAAGACATGAAGGAAGGCTAAACAAGGTTGGCTTGGTGGGACATATGCTTCAAAAATAAGACTTACCAAgaggcttcttcttgaggacgaggaagacagTGTCGATGAGCTCAACATACTTGAAGTAGTAGTTGATCATGTAGTAAGTGACCAATCGCTGATTTCGCATGTCAGCGATGCTCCGTCTTCTCAAAGGCATACAAC includes these proteins:
- a CDS encoding hypothetical protein (Match to EST gb|CF188825.1|CF188825; HMMPfam hit to Phosphodiest, Type I phosphodiesterase / nucleotide pyrophosphatase, score: 191.2, E(): 2e-54), translated to MPSIRESRAPIEPDDVWEHSNSDPEGNHDFNNVLHIDYIEGEALENMSENAMLLGETSAPMEYDHRLRRGRGWVTISGFSLPKPLLYLLAVPPLLILVNLVASTYNSARPHAHYRHPTLTNGTHPFHPTILLLSLDGFRSSYLSTHAHLLPNLLFLSSSKWGLRAESMQPVFPTLTFPNHWSLMTGLYPSSHGIVANDFWDPLFDEKENKGAQFVYTEESKSWDSRWWWGEPIWEVVEKVGRKAAVIMWPGPPVTRAGASPSYFVPYRNLPPSSKLSQIFAYLDHPLPTRPEFIASYFPEIDQSAHRHGPDAPQVEEKLRMMDEMVGGLLRGLEERNLTGVVDLLIVSDHGMTGTSNERIIYLDDILGEDGIEAIEHKDGWPSVGLRFSPTSNHSLYLSRLLSAAEASNGTFAVYTPDTMPQRWHFTGGRRIAPIYVVPDIGWAVTDRHEHEVLFQGDYQPRGNHGYDNKYADMQAIFFAHGPFARTLKDMGKGFISHDPPVLHSFKNLEIFSLVTRLLSLRDVEPGHNGTIGFWEGLLD
- a CDS encoding hypothetical protein (HMMPfam hit to Per1, Per1-like, score: 196.5, E(): 5.1e-56) → MPISFSRLAIALGIASIILLPFAYASSGDRNPTFQHCLRGCAATYCDPSQPPIAFYLRLFGWTCAENCAYHCSHSFTDKIGPGSRYHQFYGKWAFYRLGPFQEPFSIIMSLGNLLVNLQGVSAVRRRIRSENKLRKWLVSLGFVQVNTWIWSAVFHARDKPWTERLDYFSATLTIAFTLLYSIIRILHFQTPLYTSRFLLPACVAVALLVLSHFKYILSFPLGQFPYGYHTMFNLCLGLIHNLLWVLWSFSFRFPYPTLRFGRFLSLSFPYPYPPHNPYKNPSPKESSTPAVLVGLTTLAMSLELWDFAPLFRVIDAHSLWHTATIPLTMGWWHFLMADALELEGSLMGQGGMGVGLLEEPIGRRRGGGPLERDADMPMTPTFQELDSGRVKLTSSSPSPGTRMRISPKSSEFK
- a CDS encoding hypothetical protein (Match to EST gb|CF191329.1|CF191329; HMMPfam hit to ELO, GNS1/SUR4 family, score: 300.1, E(): 3.4e-87); this encodes MFPFDAWTPGPGPVYTAITSVWDALDLPHPALGYRTWIPGESPLSTQKAVVAAVGTYLLIIFGGREMMKNRQPFKLKIPFQIHNVYLTLGSGLLLALMLEEIIPLFLKHGFFWSICNTSAFTPRLVTYYMINYYFKYVELIDTVFLVLKKKPLAFLHVFHHAATAVLCYTQLNGETSVQWVVITLNLTVHVIMYYYYYATAGGAKIWWKKYLTTLQITQFIIDLFIVFFATYSHFAFKYGVPAVGDCAGSEGAALFGCGLLGSYLVLFIAFYKATYKKGVAKGKGKATEIRGSSKSK